A stretch of Crossiella cryophila DNA encodes these proteins:
- a CDS encoding TetR/AcrR family transcriptional regulator has translation MSGRRAESKRRNTEALLTAAQRLFLSEGYQAVGIQSIATEAGLTIGAIYSLFGSKQALLHAVLTNLADQLQTEIRILEAEPVADAREAVTRYVRAYHQLVSTMDGWRALRLEVEALSLVLGGEEPERALVEFGAGSRTALAGLLTGRTLDGRKLGEVRAEQAAVGVSAVVRGLAVQCAVEPGVASADRWVELALAVLAAS, from the coding sequence ATGTCCGGCAGAAGAGCGGAATCCAAACGCCGCAACACCGAGGCCCTGCTCACCGCGGCCCAGCGCCTGTTCCTGTCCGAGGGCTACCAGGCGGTCGGCATCCAGTCCATTGCCACCGAAGCAGGCCTGACCATCGGCGCCATCTACTCCCTCTTCGGCTCCAAACAGGCCCTCCTGCACGCGGTACTCACCAACCTGGCCGACCAACTCCAAACGGAGATCCGGATCCTGGAAGCCGAACCGGTGGCCGATGCCAGGGAGGCGGTGACCCGGTACGTGCGGGCATACCACCAGCTCGTGTCCACAATGGACGGATGGCGGGCATTGCGCCTGGAGGTGGAGGCGCTGTCACTGGTGCTGGGCGGCGAGGAACCGGAGCGGGCGCTGGTGGAGTTCGGGGCGGGCAGCCGGACGGCGTTGGCGGGGTTGCTGACCGGGCGGACGCTGGACGGGCGGAAGCTGGGGGAGGTGCGCGCGGAGCAGGCGGCGGTGGGGGTGTCGGCGGTGGTGCGCGGATTGGCGGTGCAGTGCGCGGTGGAGCCGGGGGTGGCTTCGGCGGACCGGTGGGTGGAACTGGCCCTGGCGGTGCTGGCGGCGAGCTGA
- a CDS encoding M14 family zinc carboxypeptidase has protein sequence MTDRLRKVLDSLPELGRYPTVDESQAELDELAARYPVTVRRIGTSRLGEPIRVVTIGEGEGERDALVLGGPHPNEPVGGLTVRELGRLLCAEPWLRAGLRWHLVPCIDPDGARLNESWYGVPGDRDAYGRGFYRPAMDEQPEWTFPHLAETGYFDRMLPETVALARLIDEVRPVLLASLHNAEYGGAFHYTTTTDPALAELLASVPGWFGVPLQHAVYEVPGSFRLTPGVLRMPTVAELTEGAPPGDGVFGASSGEYAGRYGAVSVITEVPMWADPRASDSLPTGRLMEEVVAGLLAELVGAEEALAGVLDSVRGAVRLDTPHRRALDDVLVGMRRIGEGWRRMLGTAEGARAATVADECAFVALPHTLRLRAAGTLLRVLAAEQASGNVRPAIRAAQARAESLFTEWRAAADGQPGTLIPLRAQAGIQLGSILAAAAHLVRT, from the coding sequence ATGACCGACAGGCTCAGGAAGGTGTTGGACTCACTGCCGGAGCTGGGGCGATACCCGACGGTGGACGAGTCGCAGGCGGAGCTGGATGAGCTGGCCGCTCGGTATCCGGTGACGGTGCGGCGGATCGGGACCTCTCGGCTGGGTGAGCCGATCCGGGTGGTCACCATCGGGGAGGGGGAGGGGGAGCGGGACGCGCTGGTGCTGGGTGGGCCGCATCCGAATGAGCCGGTGGGTGGACTGACGGTGCGGGAGCTGGGGCGGCTGTTGTGTGCGGAGCCCTGGTTGCGGGCCGGGCTGCGGTGGCATCTGGTGCCGTGCATCGATCCAGACGGGGCCCGGCTGAACGAGAGCTGGTACGGGGTTCCGGGCGATCGGGACGCCTACGGGCGCGGGTTCTACCGGCCGGCCATGGACGAGCAGCCGGAGTGGACGTTCCCGCACCTGGCGGAGACGGGGTACTTCGATCGGATGCTGCCGGAGACGGTGGCGCTGGCCCGGCTGATCGACGAGGTGCGGCCGGTGTTGCTGGCCTCGCTGCACAACGCGGAGTACGGCGGGGCCTTCCACTACACGACCACGACCGATCCGGCGCTGGCCGAGCTGCTCGCCTCGGTGCCGGGGTGGTTCGGGGTGCCGTTGCAGCACGCGGTGTATGAGGTGCCGGGGAGTTTCCGGCTCACCCCGGGAGTGTTGCGGATGCCGACCGTGGCCGAGCTGACCGAGGGGGCGCCGCCGGGGGACGGGGTGTTCGGGGCGAGCAGTGGGGAGTACGCGGGCAGGTACGGGGCGGTCTCGGTGATCACCGAGGTGCCGATGTGGGCTGATCCGCGGGCTTCCGACTCTCTACCGACCGGTCGGTTGATGGAGGAGGTGGTGGCGGGGTTGCTGGCCGAGCTGGTGGGTGCGGAGGAGGCTCTGGCGGGGGTGTTGGACTCGGTGCGCGGTGCGGTGCGGCTGGACACGCCGCATCGGCGGGCGCTGGACGATGTGCTGGTCGGGATGCGGCGGATCGGCGAGGGGTGGCGGCGGATGCTGGGCACCGCCGAGGGGGCGCGGGCGGCGACCGTGGCCGATGAGTGCGCGTTTGTCGCGTTGCCGCACACCTTGCGGCTGCGGGCGGCCGGCACGTTGTTGCGGGTGCTGGCGGCTGAGCAGGCCAGCGGGAACGTGCGGCCGGCGATCCGGGCGGCGCAGGCAAGAGCTGAATCGCTGTTCACGGAATGGCGCGCGGCCGCCGACGGTCAGCCG